Part of the Portunus trituberculatus isolate SZX2019 chromosome 46, ASM1759143v1, whole genome shotgun sequence genome, agtagtagtagtagtagtagtagtagtagtagtagtagtagtagtagtagtagtagtagtagtagtagtaacagtattagtattagtagtattagtattggtggtggtggtggtagtggtggtagtagtggtagtggtggtggtggtggtggtggtggtggtggtggtggtagtggtggtagtggtgttaaaAAAAtcagagtggtagtagtagtaggtggtatcatcaatatcagcagaggtgtagtagtggtatcaATGATCAGTGGgtggtgggtagtagtagtagtagtagtagtagtagtagtagtaatatcaataatatcagtagagtaatagtagtagtagtagtggtggtggtggtggtagtagtatcaataatatcagagggtggtagtagtagtagtagtggtatcaaTAATCatcagcagtgcagcagtagcagtagtagtagtagtagtagtagttgttgttgttgttgttgttgttgttgttgttgttgttgttgttgttgttgtagcatcagtggcagtagcagtagtagtagtatatcagtgcagcagtagtagtagtagtagtggtggtagtggtagtagtagtagtggtatcagtagtcaggaggtggtggtggtggtggtggtagcagtggtggcatcagtagtagcagtagtggtagtagtagtagtggtagcagtagtagtagtagtagtagtagtagtagtagtagtagtagtagtagtagtagtagtagcagcagcatcaataatatcagtattatcagtagagtagtagtagtagtagtagtagtagtagtagtagtagtagtagtagtagtagtgcgaggctacagtggtggagagtggcataagagtagatagagtagaggtagagtgaatttatagctaacaactaatgtttatattatagagtattagatatggttggatgccacagtcattagcgagagttggggctattactactagtagtagtagtagtagtagtagtagtagtagtagtagtagtagtagtagtagtagtagtagtagtactagtagtagtagtactagtagtagtagtagtagtagcatcaataatatcagtattatcagtagtagtagtagtagtagtagtagtgacaggaAGAGGAGCGCGCAGTGTCGGCATGTACAGCTGTGGGCTCAATACTCAAGAGTCCTCTTTGATTTGAGTGGAACCAGCTGGCTTTGCTCGGTCTTCACTGTGCCGTCCAacatgtttgttttcttccctcaaaacacaaataaagtaTGTAACAACATATAGTTATACATATAGTAGGTAGTCTTTTAACTGTTTTATTCAAGCAGGATGcttttttattcgtgttttacttgaactttttctttttcttttttttacttttcacacatttgTACTTGCTACAGATAAATATTTCCACTAATATTCTTTTATAAATATTCAGACTAGCTATACAACCACTGTCTGCACCGACCACTAGTAGGTGCCAATAGCAAGTCGGTCCATTGCAAGACTGCCCACCAGTGTGCCTAAGCAAGACTAGTCGCAGTCATACGGGTATGTACACCTTTGTGAGCTGTGACCACGGCCTGAATGAGCCGACCAATGTTGCCAGATCGCTGAGCTCAATTCTGGCTAAATATGGCTAACTTTAGATGGAAATTGGCTAATAATAATGGCTAAATTCTCAAAGCCTACCAATAACATTTGGTGATGTACTATTGCCTTATATgtatgataataaatataatgaatgtacttatattaaaaaaatcgGGAATTTTCTACTTGAGAAATTAATTTTCATCTGCCTTGATGATGAGAATGGCTCACTGTTTTTCAAGTGCTTCTTACTTTTTGcatgttcctttgtatcatAAAGTTTTGCTCTAATCACTGCCTTACAAAATTTACAATGTACATTATTTGCATCACCTGGAATTTCCATTATCCATTCCTTACAGAAGTCCTCTTGAAGCCATTCTTTTCTAAATTTCTGTGTGTACGGTTGCTTTGGCATCTTGATAATAGGCTATTCCCcacactgatatatatatatatatatatatatatatatatatatatatatatatatatatatatatatatatatatatatatgctaataTTCAGAAGAGGGCAAATCGAGCACAGGCTCCACGCACGATGGGCTCAGACTGAGAGCTCCCTCGTCTTAGACGGTAGACCTGTATCCAACCTGTAACCCATTTCGTGAACTGGACGCGTCCAAGACCTGGGATCTGACCGTCTGAGTCGTATCCGTTTCACTGtttacaattttttcttttattttatttactcggAATGTAGgaatactactattaatacttatAAATGTATGTAATTGTaagatatttaatttttttttatcttatttacttgGAATGTAGGAATACTACTATTCATACTTATAAATGCATATAATTGTAAGATATTTACTCACTTGTCCCTATAAATAATGGCTAAAAAATAGCTAAATCTTTTGAGATTCTGGCTGCTTTTTCTGGCTAATGGCTAGATCAATTTTTTTCTGGCTGAATGATTAAAAAATTGGCTAGATCTAGCCAGAAACTGGCTGATCTGGCAACACTGGAGCCGACACATCAATGTACGTAAACAGAATCATTTCAAGAGGTCTAGAATGAAGTAAAGCGGAGATTTATATTTTATTGCAAAAAACAAgaatcatgcacacacacacacaagagagagagagagagagagagagagagagagagagagagagagagagagagagagagagagagagagagagagagagagagagtgtgtgtgtgtacagaaaaACATTCAAGCAAATACAAAATTATATCGATCGatattggaacacacacacacacacacacacacacacacacacacacacacacagtatcgtATTGAAATATTATAAACAAGAGCAGTGACGGAGGGCGGCAGGCCGGCAGTACCGCTTTAAGagccacacacattatgtatcTAAACGAACATGGTCTTAATGGGAAGGGGACGAGTGCCCTTCTTCAcaccagattttttttctttcaagttacAATGAAAACGGAAGCTAGATACAATAACGATGGAAAGAAAGACGGTGTTAAGACTCACAGAACTCTGAGTTCAGGATGACGTTCGATCTTTTGTTAATCTCGATTCAGCTATTGTTCACAGGAGAGTGTGCTTTGTTACCCTAGCGTTCATCTCATTGATTTACAAAATAGCATTGAACAGGAAACGTTTTAAATTTCGATCTTTCATCTTCAAATTTTGATTGCGACTAAAAATACGcctcgttctcttcccttcccaacGTGGGACACCTTTTGCATGAAGTTTAATAATTTTCTAGACTAGTAAGGAATGGTTTTTGTTTGGAAACTGGCAGTCTGATAACTATTATAACCTGCCCAGCAGTGGGAGGGGCTGTGTGATGCATTGTCATCCCTAACCTGACGCATGTGGCTTTTCGGGAATGTGTGCTAGAGCGGTGACACGAAGCTGAAGTGTACCGAGCAGAGATGAGGATGAGGCTAAAAGAAGGTCTATCGTCAACGTCGAGGCTTGGTAAGCGGTACAGCGGCCGCAAGGCTTTGTACTCCAAAAGGACGAACACTTGATCAATAAACAAATCAGTAATAGCGGAATGTATAAATTACAAAGCCGTATAGCTTGGCTGGCGAACCAAATTCTAGTGAGGTGACGGGATCCCCCAGGTGGCGACGCGAGGCACCAGTCACATATGGTAATCAGGTTCCTAAAGCGACGGTCACCAAGCAGGGGGtcgcggtttttttttttttttttttccctttaccaaAGATTGTGCACGCAATGATATGCTTAATCTATGAGGCTAAGTTTCGACGCTATTGTGATATGAAACTGCTAGTCACTCACTTGCATCAACTTAGCTAAGACAAAAATCTCAAGCGGATACTAGTGCCACAGTTCACCGTAGAGGCAACGGGcggggagaagggaaagtaagGGATGAGCAGAATAAAGGCGGAGTGCTGTGGCTTCTACGCCTCCTTCTTGGTGGTATCGTCGTCTTCGTCCGAAGCCTCGGAGGAAGATCGCACATCAGAAATCTCCTTGAATAATAGCATGCGTACCACAATCCTGAGAATGAGATAAGTCCACATGATGTGGATCAGCAGCAGACCTAGCAGCAGGCCATTGAAGATATAATAGACAGGATACCAAACCTGTAAGATCACGTGAGCGCGGAAAAGCGTGGTCTTCATGATCCAGAATGGGTAGAGTCCGACTCGTGTACATAGCCATAATATTAAGAATATCACAAACAACGCATCCATGCCAAGCTGCTTTCCGCACAGTTTGCAAATCTTGGCCAGCAGCATTGGAATGTCGCCGCACTCATGAACCACAAGCACAAGTGTTCCGATGCGCACGAAGTTCACAACCCACGAGAAAGAAATGAGCAGGATGGTGAGGAGGTGGTGCACAAAGAGCTGTGTGGAGTCTTTCCGTCGATGCTGGAAGAAGTGAGTGATGGTCATGCTCCAGTAAAACCCCAGGGACACCATGTAGTAAGTCCACACCCAATCATCCACGCTGTGTTCTGGGAACCCAATGAAGCAGTGGTCGATGTTCCACAGCCATTCCTTGTCCCAAAGCACCACCGCGCCCAGTATCGAGTACGAGATGTAGTAGGAAGTCTCCCATATTAAATTGCAAAACTTTGTAAGCGGTGAAGTCTTGCTGACGGCTGCCCGCTGACGCAGCCACCGCTCCACCTGCCGCTCAGTCAATCCCAAACCCGTGGCCGCTTCCACGAGCACCTGAGGAGACGGTCGTGTGCGGTACCGTCTAAAAACTGTCTCTAGGTCATCGTTGTGAACTGGGGAGCGAGGCCGTACATCCTTGATTCCCAGAAAACGTCCTAAGGGTGCGAACACGAAGGGATTAAGTACAAGGTAGCGGAAGGCGATGAAAACGGCGGCGATGGCGAAGGGATACGTCCAGGCATCCATGAAGACAGGGAAGCTGAAGTGTGTGGAGTGGGTGAGGTAGTACCAGGTGTAGCCAGGGGGCAGCCACACATCCTCGTTCCAGAACCACGCCATCAGCCAAGACATCCTACAGAAGAGCGGCACCCCGGTTACCACGACCCCAACCCACACCCTGCTATACTCCTCTCGCGGCCACTCTCGACCACCCATGCCTCTCACTCCACTCTAtcttccccactctctctctctctctctctctctctctctctctctctctctctctctctctctctctctctctctctctcacttctttcatcacacacaaacaacacagttGAAAAACACCGAAAGAACAGTAATATgatagagtaaaagaaaatacaaaagaattaagattatattaaaaaataaaaaaataatagataaaagatgCGAAAATAGAATTGGAAGGGAACGAGACAGAGATATGGAATTATAAGAGTAAGAGTTGTTAAAAAGGAGTTAAAGACGCTGAAGAAGTAACATAGAAGAACAACGTACAATCTAACGAAATCAAGAACAGAAGTACGACAAAAAAGATAACCCGatgtctgacacacacacacacacacacacacacacacacacacacacacacacacacacacacacacacaattatagaTATAAATATCTACTAAGACACTTACACCTGCTATCAGCACGAGCACCACCAAAGCATGAGACG contains:
- the LOC123520079 gene encoding ceramide synthase 5-like isoform X2; the encoded protein is MSWLMAWFWNEDVWLPPGYTWYYLTHSTHFSFPVFMDAWTYPFAIAAVFIAFRYLVLNPFVFAPLGRFLGIKDVRPRSPVHNDDLETVFRRYRTRPSPQVLVEAATGLGLTERQVERWLRQRAAVSKTSPLTKFCNLIWETSYYISYSILGAVVLWDKEWLWNIDHCFIGFPEHSVDDWVWTYYMVSLGFYWSMTITHFFQHRRKDSTQLFVHHLLTILLISFSWVVNFVRIGTLVLVVHECGDIPMLLAKICKLCGKQLGMDALFVIFLILWLCTRVGLYPFWIMKTTLFRAHVILQVWYPVYYIFNGLLLGLLLIHIMWTYLILRIVVRMLLFKEISDVRSSSEASDEDDDTTKKEA
- the LOC123520079 gene encoding ceramide synthase 5-like isoform X1, which gives rise to MCSIAMASVNQPPLTNSGSDHEMSWLMAWFWNEDVWLPPGYTWYYLTHSTHFSFPVFMDAWTYPFAIAAVFIAFRYLVLNPFVFAPLGRFLGIKDVRPRSPVHNDDLETVFRRYRTRPSPQVLVEAATGLGLTERQVERWLRQRAAVSKTSPLTKFCNLIWETSYYISYSILGAVVLWDKEWLWNIDHCFIGFPEHSVDDWVWTYYMVSLGFYWSMTITHFFQHRRKDSTQLFVHHLLTILLISFSWVVNFVRIGTLVLVVHECGDIPMLLAKICKLCGKQLGMDALFVIFLILWLCTRVGLYPFWIMKTTLFRAHVILQVWYPVYYIFNGLLLGLLLIHIMWTYLILRIVVRMLLFKEISDVRSSSEASDEDDDTTKKEA